In the Primulina eburnea isolate SZY01 unplaced genomic scaffold, ASM2296580v1 ctg739_ERROPOS11973397, whole genome shotgun sequence genome, one interval contains:
- the LOC140821811 gene encoding phosphatidylglycerophosphate phosphatase PTPMT2-like, giving the protein MYIEELSEGGCENGEQQVNNDVAEGAIVVWDAKRALVGAGARALFYPTLLYNVVRNKIQSEFRWWDRVDKFILLGAVPFPTDVPRLKALGVGGVVTLNEPYETLVPTSLYHDYNIEHLVIPTRDYLFAPVYGDICQAVEFIHNNTLCGKTTYVHCKAGRGRSTTIVLCYLVKHEKMTPDAAFLYVRSIRPRVLLASSQWQAVQDYYIRLKEPEVKTCTDNTQSRSLSFPINVDLEDLDYGSIVVVDESDLDGYEENSDSNIGGRNMMTEVNLACRVQFASQAAIARLSCLWLRTHSEKKVTRKKMGSSVGSSQIGSPGVDVHVY; this is encoded by the exons atgtaTATTGAGGAACTGAGTGAGGGAGGTTGTGAGAATGGGGAGCAGCAAGTCAATAATGATGTTGCAGAAGGGGCTATTGTTGTTTGGGATGCGAAACGGGCTTTGGTTGGAGCTGGGGCTCGTGCTCTGTTCTATCCCACATTGCTGTACAATGTTGTCAGAAATAAGATTCAGTCTGAGTTTCGGTGGTGGGATAGGGTCGATAAG TTTATTTTGCTAGGTGCTGTACCATTTCCCACTGATGTTCCGCGCTTGAAAGCTCTTGGTGTAGGTGGTGTGGTTACCTTGAACGAACCATATGAAACTTTAGTTCCAACATCCCTGTATCAT GATTATAACATTGAGCACTTGGTGATACCTACAAGAGATTATCTTTTTGCTCCTGTGTATGGGGATATTTGCCAAGCTGTAGAATTCATTCACA ACAACACACTTTGTGGCAAAACTACATATGTTCACTGCAAGGCTGGTCGTGGCCGCAGCACTACAATTGTTCTCTGTTATCTG GTCAAACACGAGAAGATGACCCCCGATGCTGCATTTCTATATGTGAGGTCAATCAGGCCGAGAGTTCTTTTGGCCTCTTCCCAGTGGCAG GCTGTTCAAGATTACTATATCAGACTCAAGGAGCCGGAAGTTAAAACCTGCACCGATAATACACAAAGTAGAAGTTTAAGTTTCCCTATAAATGTGGACCTTGAAGATCTTGACTATGGTTCGATTGTGGTAGTTGATGAATCCGACCTTGATGGATATGAAGAAAACAGTGATTCCAATATAGGGGGGCGGAACATGATGACTGAGGTAAACCTCGCCTGTAGAGTACAGTTTGCCAGTCAGGCAGCAATAGCAAGGCTTTCATGCCTGTGGCTTCGTACCCACTCTGAGAAAAAGGTAACGAGAAAGAAAATGGGAAGCTCGGTGGGGAGCAGTCAGATAGGTAGTCCGGGAGTTGATGTCCATGTTTATTGA
- the LOC140821930 gene encoding uncharacterized protein isoform X1 gives MGLFLSFMGKGLPTTQMLSLVMGTLHRQFIQEDINTLEEFHFAILDIFNTVNAALPGKHYDVPLPKEVQACYDEWRGAANESEKKELFIKFMKKNVNISKLDDSTLIAGIVTPPAAMAAKKAGESLPQLKLIKTIPDVIFIPSATVLALVSVKLSRKMFLGKIADMK, from the exons ATGGGATTGTTCTTGAGCTTCATGGGAAAAG GTTTGCCAACAACACAAATGCTAAGTTTGGTGATGGGAACTCTCCACAGACAATTCATACAGGAAGATATAAACACTTTAGAGGAGTTCCATTTTGCCATTCTTGACATTTtcaa CACCGTGAATGCAGCATTGCCTGGCAAACATTACGATGTTCCTTTACCAAAAGAAGTTCAG GCATGCTATGATGAATGGAGAGGAGCAGCAAACGAGTCAGAAAAAAAGGAATTATTCATCAAATTCATGAAGAAGAATGTGAATATCAGCAAGTTAGATGACTCCACACTCATAGCCGGAATTGTAACGCCTCCGGCTGCCATGGCAGCCAAGAAAGCAGGGGAGAGCCTCCCTCAGCTCAAACTGATCAAGACAATACCTGATGTCATTTTCATCCCTTCAGCCACTGTGCTGGCTCTTGTTTCCGTCAAGTTATCGAGGAAGATGTTTCTTGGTAAAATCGCTGACATGAAATAA
- the LOC140821930 gene encoding uncharacterized protein isoform X2 has protein sequence MLSLVMGTLHRQFIQEDINTLEEFHFAILDIFNTVNAALPGKHYDVPLPKEVQACYDEWRGAANESEKKELFIKFMKKNVNISKLDDSTLIAGIVTPPAAMAAKKAGESLPQLKLIKTIPDVIFIPSATVLALVSVKLSRKMFLGKIADMK, from the exons ATGCTAAGTTTGGTGATGGGAACTCTCCACAGACAATTCATACAGGAAGATATAAACACTTTAGAGGAGTTCCATTTTGCCATTCTTGACATTTtcaa CACCGTGAATGCAGCATTGCCTGGCAAACATTACGATGTTCCTTTACCAAAAGAAGTTCAG GCATGCTATGATGAATGGAGAGGAGCAGCAAACGAGTCAGAAAAAAAGGAATTATTCATCAAATTCATGAAGAAGAATGTGAATATCAGCAAGTTAGATGACTCCACACTCATAGCCGGAATTGTAACGCCTCCGGCTGCCATGGCAGCCAAGAAAGCAGGGGAGAGCCTCCCTCAGCTCAAACTGATCAAGACAATACCTGATGTCATTTTCATCCCTTCAGCCACTGTGCTGGCTCTTGTTTCCGTCAAGTTATCGAGGAAGATGTTTCTTGGTAAAATCGCTGACATGAAATAA
- the LOC140821694 gene encoding serine/threonine-protein kinase D6PKL1-like, which produces MERIPESQQLPMQLPFAAKVSKTHPNLSRDVVQKPSLMGEFSELDSPTPAKAMKGEIFLQEDQEHVPDILSFTISADAFEETGSTSFHGVSHPPEPVDTDLMRPVYLPIGQNNGDGKYLVKSMSVKGPSMEDFSINVAGTKPIPRSPTDVVVEEAIDLATVSYPFVVPRPSRNTEVNPLPCSEDKECIWDTSLPPSGNVSPHSSIDSFGVATAMSIGHSCTSTYHSDGIMSDGMLSVDRNYESTKGSILGDSLESTKSSLSRASDSSSLSDDSNWSNIKGSTNKPHKGNDPRWKSILSIRSRGGILGMRHFKLLKRLGCGDIGSVYLSELSTTRCFFAMKVMDKSSLASRKKLVRAQTEREILQLLDHPFLPTLYTHFETDRFSCLVMEYCPGGDLHTLRQRQPGKHFSEYATRFYAAEVLLALEYLHMLGVVYRDLKPENVLVREDGHIMLSDFDLSLRCAVSPTLIRASAFDSDPSKLGAAFCVQPACIEPTSACIQPSCFLPRIFPSKNKKKFGRPPAEPGKTSGALPELVAEPTAARSMSFVGTHEYLAPEIIKGEGHGSAVDWWTFGVFLHELLYGKTPFKGSGNRATLFNVVGQQLKFPDSPATSYASRDLIRGLLVKEPQHRLGLKRGATEIKQHPFFEGINWALIRCSTPPEVPRPVEQELPVKSGQFKPVGVGSGSKTVVGATEMKSGGKFLDFEFF; this is translated from the exons ATGGAAAGGATACCCGAGTCCCAACAACTTCCCATGCAGCTGCCTTTTGCGGCCAAGGTGTCAAAGACTCACCCCAATTTGTCCAGAGATGTCGTTCAGAAACCTTCCCTCATGGGGGAATTTTCTGAGTTGGATTCACCTACTCCTGCGAAAGCAATGAAAGGGGAAATCTTTTTGCAGGAGGATCAAGAACACGTGCCAGACATTCTATCGTTTACAATCAGCGCCGACGCATTTGAAGAGACCGGCTCAACTTCTTTTCATGGGGTAAGTCATCCCCCTGAACCAGTTGACACTGATTTGATGAGGCCTGTCTATTTACCTATTGGTCAGAATAACGGGGATGGAAAATATCTAGTTAAAAGTATGTCTGTTAAAGGCCCTTCTATGGAAGATTTTTCAATCAATGTGGCGGGTACTAAACCGATTCCGCGGTCACCTACAGATGTTGTAGTTGAAGAAGCTATCGATTTAGCTACTGTCTCGTACCCATTTGTAGTTCCTCGTCCATCCCGAAATACTGAAGTAAACCCCCTCCCGTGTTCAGAGGATAAGGAATGTATATGGGACACGTCATTACCTCCAAGTGGGAATGTTAGTCCACATAGTAGCATTGATAGTTTTGGTGTTGCTACGGCCATGAGTATTGGCCATAGCTGCACTAGCACGTACCACAGCGATGGGATAATGAGTGATGGTATGCTTAGTGTGGACAGGAACTATGAGAGTACCAAAGGGAGCATTCTTGGTGATTCACTCGAGAGTACTAAATCTAGCCTCAGCCGAGCAAGTGATAGCAGCAGCCTAAGCGATGATAGTAACTGGAGTAACATTAAGGGTAGCACAAATAAGCCTCACAAGGGAAATGATCCTAGGTGGAAGTCCATCCTTTCTATTCGATCACGTGGCGGTATTTTAGGCATGCGTCACTTCAAGTTACTGAAAAGACTCGGATGCGGGGATATTGGAAGCGTGTATCTTTCCGAGTTGAGTACAACTCGATGTTTCTTTGCGATGAAGGTAATGGATAAGTCATCCCTTGCTAGCAGGAAGAAGTTGGTGAGAGCCCAGACAGAACGAGAAATCTTGCAGTTACTGGATCATCCGTTCTTGCCAACATTGTACACACATTTTGAAACGGATAGATTTTCATGTTTGGTAATGGAATATTGTCCTGGAGGAGATCTTCATACCCTGAGGCAGCGACAACCTGGAAAACATTTTTCAGAATATGCTACAAG GTTTTATGCTGCAGAAGTTCTACTGGCACTCGAGTATCTTCACATGCTTGGAGTTGTCTATAGGGATCTGAAACCAGAAAACGTTCTGGTCCGCGAAGATGGCCACATTATGCTTTCAGATTTCGACCTTTCCCTGCGATGTGCTGTTTCACCAACCCTGATAAGAGCTTCTGCATTTGATTCCGATCCCTCCAAACTAGGAGCTGCATTCTGTGTACAGCCAGCATGTATTGAGCCCACTTCAGCCTGCATTCAGCCTTCATGTTTCCTTCCTCGAATCTTTCCctcaaaaaataagaaaaaatttgGAAGGCCCCCAGCTGAGCCTGGGAAGACTTCTGGCGCGCTACCTGAGCTAGTTGCAGAACCTACCGCGGCACGTTCCATGTCATTTGTTGGGACTCACGAGTACTTAGCACCCGAAATCATCAAGGGCGAGGGCCATGGCAGTGCAGTAGACTGGTGGACATTTGGTGTGTTCTTACATGAACTACTCTATGGTAAAACACCATTCAAGGGTTCTGGAAATCGTGCCACTCTTTTCAATGTAGTAGGGCAGCAGCTTAAATTTCCAGATTCGCCAGCTACCAGTTATGCGAGCCGGGATCTTATAAGAGGATTGCTAGTTAAAGAACCGCAGCATAGGCTGGGTTTGAAAAGAGGAGCAACAGAAATAAAGCAGCACCCGTTCTTTGAAGGAATAAATTGGGCTTTGATACGTTGCAGCACACCACCAGAGGTGCCAAGACCAGTAGAGCAGGAGCTTCCGGTGAAGTCTGGGCAATTCAAGCCTGTTGGTGTGGGCTCCGGCAGCAAAACGGTTGTAGGTGCAACAGAGATGAAATCTGGGGGTAAATTTTTGGATTTTGAGTTCTTTTAA
- the LOC140821854 gene encoding homeobox-leucine zipper protein HAT3-like: MAKKDDCLGLSLSLRCPENLNPDPLPPPPPKRLAAAAHFPLSLFRSPSPFMQLQKISRTDAFQTAAARQAEPRTFLGGIDINRTLTVVECGGEYEDEEGIVTSPNSTVSSISGKRSEREENDGERAASSSMEIEEDGGDAASRKKLRLSKAQAAVLEETFKEHSTLNPKQKMGLAKKLNLRPRQVEVWFQNRRARTKLKQTEVDCEYLSRCCENLTEENKRLQKEVRDLRALKLSPQFYANMTPPTTLTMCPRCEHVACAAAPSRQPPTWAPAKPVEPKS; the protein is encoded by the exons atGGCCAAAAAAGATGATTGTTTAGGGTTGAGTTTGAGCTTGAGATGCCCGGAGAATCTGAATCCTGATCCTCTTCCGCCGCCTCCCCCAAAGCGGCTAGCAGCAGCAGCCCACTTTCCGTTGAGTTTGTTTAGATCTCCTTCACCTTTTATGCAGCTGCAAAAAATTTCAAGAACTGATGCATTTCAGACTGCAGCAG CTCGTCAGGCGGAACCCAGAACATTTCTTGGCGGGATCGACATAAATCGAACACTAACTGTAGTAGAATGCGGTGGAGAATATGAAGATGAAGAAGGGATAGTCACATCCCCAAACAGTACAGTTTCAAGCATCAGTGGGAAGAGAAGTGAGAGAGAAGAGAACGATGGAGAGAGGGCGGCAAGCAGCTCCATGGAGATAGAGGAAGACGGCGGCGACGCGGCTTCGAGGAAGAAGCTCCGCCTTTCCAAGGCACAGGCGGCGGTGCTGGAAGAGACTTTCAAGGAGCACAGCACTCTGAATCCG AAGCAAAAAATGGGTTTAGCGAAAAAGCTAAATCTGAGGCCTCGGCAGGTGGAGGTGTGGTTTCAGAACAGACGGGCGAG GACAAAGTTGAAGCAAACAGAGGTCGATTGCGAGTACTTGAGCCGTTGTTGCGAGAATTTGACAGAAGAAAACAAACGATTGCAGAAGGAAGTCAGGGATCTCCGAGCTCTGAAGCTCTCCCCGCAATTCTACGCCAACATGACCCCTCCAACCACACTCACTATGTGCCCCAGGTGCGAGCATGTGGCTTGTGCTGCAGCCCCCAGCCGCCAACCGCCCACGTGGGCTCCGGCCAAACCAGTCGAGCCCAAATCGTGA